The following are encoded together in the Paludisphaera mucosa genome:
- a CDS encoding DUF1501 domain-containing protein, producing MDRRDFFCWMRDGLAGAAAASLMLRDGSLRAGEPGDGRPPGPNFPPRATRAIHICLAGAMSHVDSFDYKPGLIAAHGQSLVSPTKPDVFFGQVGRLKRPDWDFQRRGESGLWVSDLFPHIAGVADELTVIRSMVAETSNHTPATFQENSGFRLNGFPSLGSWMSYGLGSEADDLPAFVVIPDAREWPAGGSINWGNGFLPARHQGVVIRPRGEPIDDLFPARPISAGSESATRGLVSGMNRRHLDRHPGDDALSARIRGYELAARMQTSVPRVAEIAGEDAETLALYGVDRPETDDFGRSCLVARRLLERGVRFVQLFSGGTFGSPRRNWDGHENVKLNHGQEALRIDRPVAGLLRDLRRRGLLDDTLVLFTTEFGRTPFAQSGADVVGPGRDHNQYGFSVWMAGAGLKPGVAYGSTDEIGWKAAESPVTWPDFHATVLHLLGVDHTRLTYYHNGIQRRLTNVHGSVIQPILA from the coding sequence ATGGACCGACGCGACTTCTTCTGCTGGATGCGAGACGGGCTGGCCGGCGCGGCGGCGGCCTCGTTGATGCTGCGCGACGGCTCCCTCCGCGCGGGCGAGCCCGGCGACGGCCGGCCGCCGGGTCCGAACTTTCCGCCCAGGGCGACGCGCGCGATCCACATCTGCCTGGCCGGCGCGATGAGCCACGTCGACTCGTTCGACTACAAGCCGGGGCTGATCGCGGCGCACGGGCAGTCGCTCGTCTCGCCGACCAAGCCCGACGTCTTCTTCGGGCAGGTGGGGCGGCTGAAGCGGCCCGACTGGGACTTCCAGCGGCGGGGCGAGTCGGGGCTGTGGGTCTCCGACCTCTTCCCGCACATCGCCGGCGTGGCCGACGAGCTGACCGTCATCCGGTCGATGGTCGCCGAGACGTCGAACCACACGCCGGCGACGTTCCAGGAGAACAGCGGCTTCCGCCTGAACGGCTTCCCCAGCCTGGGCTCGTGGATGAGCTACGGCCTGGGGAGCGAGGCCGACGACCTGCCCGCCTTCGTGGTCATCCCCGACGCCCGCGAATGGCCGGCCGGGGGCTCGATCAACTGGGGCAACGGCTTCCTGCCGGCCCGCCACCAGGGGGTCGTCATCCGGCCCCGCGGCGAGCCGATCGACGACCTGTTCCCGGCCCGGCCGATCTCGGCGGGGTCCGAATCGGCCACGCGCGGGCTCGTGAGCGGCATGAACCGCCGCCATCTCGACCGCCATCCCGGCGACGACGCCCTCTCGGCCCGCATCCGGGGCTACGAGCTGGCCGCGCGGATGCAGACGTCGGTGCCGCGGGTCGCCGAGATCGCCGGCGAGGACGCCGAGACCCTGGCCCTCTACGGCGTCGACCGGCCCGAGACCGACGACTTCGGCCGCTCGTGCCTGGTCGCCCGCCGCCTGCTGGAGCGCGGGGTGCGGTTCGTCCAGCTCTTCTCGGGCGGCACCTTCGGCAGCCCCCGCCGCAACTGGGACGGCCACGAGAACGTGAAGCTCAACCACGGCCAGGAGGCGCTCCGGATCGACCGCCCCGTCGCCGGCCTGCTGCGCGACCTGCGCCGGCGGGGGCTGCTCGACGACACGCTCGTGCTCTTCACCACCGAGTTCGGCCGCACGCCGTTCGCCCAGTCGGGCGCCGACGTGGTGGGGCCGGGCCGCGACCACAACCAGTACGGCTTCAGCGTCTGGATGGCCGGCGCGGGCCTGAAGCCGGGCGTCGCGTACGGCTCGACCGACGAGATCGGCTGGAAGGCGGCCGAGTCCCCCGTGACCTGGCCCGACTTCCACGCCACCGTGCTCCACCTGCTGGGCGTCGACCACACCCGGCTGACCTACTATCACAACGGCATCCAGCGCCGCCTGACGAACGTCCACGGATCGGTGATCCAACCCATCCTGGCCTGA
- a CDS encoding DUF1559 family PulG-like putative transporter, whose product MTPDIRGPRARGFTLIELLVVIAIIAVLIALLLPAVQAAREAARRAQCINNLKQIGLGFHNFEGTFGFFAPAWAISTTFLKPPFQPVDATTLPTTHPSYIPPCPKQLGLVCDYPLSIQCWVPMVMGFMEQTNLYNSINMSQAFPQPENTTAVATRVGFMSCPSAPARTTTPFLNQLNGQTVQLGVGDYAVDGGVSDGWLTVNKVDHPAGQETRGLLKGNYTRRIAEATDGLSNTVLITEDAGRPDFYVKGRQMSYGQSYPWYRNGTPPVQSDQGSGAGWSDYNSEYATDGDGSPEHTNYSSNNEIYAFHPGGANFLFADGSARFLKQSVAPSVFNALISYNGGEIVSADAY is encoded by the coding sequence ATGACCCCCGACATTCGCGGCCCGCGTGCGCGCGGCTTCACGCTCATCGAGCTGCTCGTCGTCATCGCCATCATCGCCGTGCTGATCGCGCTCTTGCTGCCGGCCGTGCAGGCGGCGCGGGAGGCGGCCCGGCGGGCGCAGTGCATCAACAACCTGAAGCAGATCGGCCTGGGCTTCCACAACTTCGAGGGGACCTTCGGCTTCTTCGCCCCCGCCTGGGCCATCAGCACGACCTTCTTGAAGCCCCCCTTCCAGCCCGTCGACGCGACGACGCTGCCGACGACCCACCCCAGCTACATCCCCCCCTGCCCCAAGCAGCTCGGGCTCGTCTGCGACTACCCGCTGAGCATCCAGTGCTGGGTCCCGATGGTCATGGGCTTCATGGAGCAGACGAACCTGTACAACTCGATCAACATGAGCCAGGCGTTCCCCCAGCCCGAGAACACGACGGCCGTGGCGACCCGCGTGGGCTTCATGAGCTGCCCCTCGGCCCCCGCCCGGACGACGACGCCGTTCCTCAACCAGCTCAACGGCCAGACGGTGCAGCTGGGCGTGGGCGACTATGCGGTCGACGGCGGCGTCAGCGACGGCTGGCTGACGGTGAACAAGGTCGACCACCCCGCCGGCCAGGAGACGCGCGGCCTGCTCAAGGGGAATTACACCCGGCGGATCGCCGAGGCGACCGACGGCCTGTCGAACACCGTCCTCATCACCGAGGACGCCGGCCGGCCGGACTTCTACGTCAAGGGACGACAGATGTCTTACGGCCAGTCGTACCCCTGGTATCGCAACGGGACGCCTCCGGTCCAGAGCGACCAGGGCTCGGGGGCGGGCTGGTCCGACTACAACAGCGAGTACGCCACCGACGGCGACGGCAGCCCCGAGCACACCAATTACTCAAGCAACAACGAGATCTACGCCTTCCACCCCGGCGGCGCGAACTTCCTCTTCGCCGACGGCTCGGCCCGGTTCCTCAAGCAGTCCGTGGCCCCGTCGGTCTTCAACGCCCTGATCAGCTACAACGGCGGCGAGATCGTCTCGGCCGACGCCTACTGA
- a CDS encoding Ig-like domain-containing protein, whose translation MMMIRAGADRRSVRNRRRPVLEIMERRELLATFLVTNTADDGAGSFRQAILDANTTTGPNLIQFHIGSGPQTIIPATPLPTISNPVTIDGASQPGFAGAPLIQIDGSQIFYPDVTPPIRVPDVTGLVVTARSTVRGLAINRFTGSGILLQGSSGSTIAGNYLGVDLSGETPLGNTYNGIGVVDSRNNVIGGTTVADRNVISGNLSSGIIITTASNQPNNGGNIISGNLIGTDVTGQADLGNQFDGVTITTSNNTIGGLLPGAANIIAHNGGSGVAVSARNFTSSPLNTPILSNPIYANGSQAINLGFQANDPVSSAALNSAYQAGASTVVEGRFRGAADRTFTLQFFSNPTQARPSLEEGRTLVGTLSVATDDFGQADFTLTLPTPVAAGQYLSATATDPSFNTTSEFFGSVLVTTTARADVGVSMSASADGVFAGSPLTYFINVVNGGPSNATNVTLTDAIPGGMAVKTVTAPKGTVTQAGGVVTVRYAQLSSGDSRSVQITVVPATIGNVTNTVTVKADQTDLDPDNATASVTTSVVANPNPPTVIDQTLVVTQDAITGLILNFNQPLDPAQATNPINYGLTTSDQPGLFNVIVPLDAPAYDPLNSVVTLTPSQPLQLGKTYRLTINGQGSAGLSDLAGDLVVGNTPLGPQGPYVWDFSRGVVPQPQLAVATQNLVVAQNAITAIVLGFNASLDPAQAVNPLNYALAAAGPNGKLTQKVALKTPVYDPLSRSVTLTPVRPLQLGRLYQLTVNGQGSAGVVDQSGNLLTGNTPAGAQGPWTWSISRGYVPHPAPRRQSVRPHQTGHVRLVETATTRRILSRPGSPSSNALPPLSESSSTRNDINTNPS comes from the coding sequence ATGATGATGATACGCGCCGGGGCCGATCGACGATCCGTCCGCAACCGCCGCAGGCCCGTCCTGGAGATCATGGAGCGGCGCGAGTTGCTCGCGACGTTCCTGGTCACGAACACGGCCGACGACGGTGCGGGGTCCTTCCGGCAGGCGATCCTCGACGCCAACACGACGACGGGGCCCAACCTCATCCAGTTCCACATCGGCTCGGGGCCCCAGACCATCATCCCGGCCACGCCCCTGCCGACGATCAGCAATCCCGTGACGATCGACGGCGCCAGCCAGCCGGGCTTCGCCGGCGCGCCCCTCATCCAGATCGACGGATCGCAGATCTTCTATCCCGACGTCACGCCCCCCATCCGGGTGCCGGACGTGACCGGGCTGGTCGTCACGGCCCGCAGCACGGTGCGCGGGCTGGCGATCAACCGATTCACGGGCAGCGGCATCCTCCTTCAGGGGAGCAGCGGCAGCACGATCGCCGGCAACTACCTCGGGGTCGACCTCTCCGGCGAGACCCCGCTGGGCAACACCTACAACGGGATCGGCGTCGTCGACTCGCGGAACAACGTCATCGGCGGCACGACCGTCGCGGACCGCAACGTCATCTCGGGCAACCTTTCCAGCGGGATCATCATCACGACGGCCTCGAACCAGCCCAACAACGGCGGCAACATCATCTCGGGCAACCTGATCGGCACCGACGTCACCGGCCAGGCCGACCTGGGCAACCAGTTCGACGGCGTCACGATCACGACCAGCAACAACACGATCGGCGGGCTCCTCCCGGGCGCGGCCAATATCATCGCGCACAACGGCGGCAGCGGCGTCGCGGTCTCGGCCCGCAATTTCACGTCCAGCCCGCTGAACACCCCGATCCTCTCGAACCCGATCTACGCCAACGGCTCGCAGGCGATCAACCTGGGCTTCCAGGCGAACGACCCCGTCTCGTCGGCCGCGTTGAATTCGGCCTACCAGGCCGGCGCGTCCACGGTCGTCGAGGGGCGGTTCCGGGGGGCGGCCGACCGGACCTTCACGCTCCAGTTCTTCTCGAATCCGACCCAGGCCCGGCCGTCCCTGGAAGAGGGGCGGACGCTGGTCGGCACGCTGAGCGTCGCGACCGACGACTTCGGCCAGGCCGATTTCACGCTCACGCTGCCGACGCCCGTGGCCGCGGGCCAGTACCTGAGCGCGACCGCGACCGACCCCAGCTTCAACACGACCTCCGAGTTCTTCGGCTCGGTGCTCGTGACGACGACCGCGAGGGCCGACGTCGGCGTCTCGATGTCCGCCAGCGCCGACGGCGTGTTCGCGGGCAGCCCGCTGACCTACTTCATCAACGTCGTCAACGGCGGCCCGTCGAACGCCACCAACGTGACGCTCACCGACGCGATCCCGGGCGGCATGGCCGTCAAGACGGTGACCGCGCCCAAGGGGACGGTCACGCAGGCCGGCGGGGTCGTGACGGTGAGATACGCCCAACTCTCCTCCGGCGACTCGCGTTCGGTCCAGATCACCGTGGTCCCGGCGACGATCGGCAACGTGACCAACACCGTGACGGTCAAGGCCGATCAGACCGACCTCGACCCCGACAACGCGACGGCCTCGGTGACCACGTCGGTGGTGGCCAACCCCAACCCGCCGACGGTGATCGACCAGACGTTGGTCGTCACCCAGGACGCGATCACGGGGCTGATCCTGAACTTCAACCAGCCGCTCGACCCGGCCCAGGCGACGAACCCGATCAACTACGGCCTGACCACCAGCGACCAGCCGGGGCTGTTCAACGTGATCGTCCCCCTCGACGCGCCGGCCTACGACCCGCTCAACTCGGTCGTGACCCTGACGCCGTCGCAGCCGCTCCAGCTCGGCAAGACGTATCGGCTCACGATCAACGGCCAGGGCTCGGCCGGCCTGTCCGACCTCGCCGGCGACCTGGTGGTCGGCAACACCCCGCTCGGCCCGCAGGGGCCGTACGTGTGGGACTTCAGCCGGGGCGTGGTGCCGCAGCCCCAGCTCGCCGTGGCGACCCAGAATCTGGTCGTCGCCCAGAACGCGATCACGGCGATCGTCCTGGGCTTCAACGCGTCGCTCGACCCGGCCCAGGCGGTGAACCCGCTCAACTACGCCCTGGCGGCCGCCGGCCCGAACGGCAAGCTCACGCAGAAGGTGGCCCTCAAGACGCCCGTCTACGACCCCCTCTCGCGGAGCGTGACCCTGACCCCGGTCCGCCCGCTCCAGCTCGGCAGGCTCTACCAGCTCACGGTGAACGGTCAGGGCTCGGCGGGGGTCGTCGACCAGTCGGGGAACCTCCTGACCGGCAACACGCCGGCCGGCGCCCAGGGGCCGTGGACCTGGAGCATCAGCCGCGGCTACGTCCCCCACCCCGCGCCCCGGCGCCAATCGGTGCGGCCGCACCAGACCGGGCACGTCCGGCTCGTCGAGACGGCGACCACCCGACGCATCCTCTCGAGGCCCGGCTCGCCCTCGTCGAACGCCTTGCCCCCGCTTTCCGAGTCCAGCAGCACCCGGAACGACATCAACACCAACCCGTCCTGA
- a CDS encoding DUF1553 domain-containing protein: protein MRRWIGLGCILVTAVATTRAAGTDQDFDARVAPVLARHCLDCHSGADPKGKLDLSARAAAFAGGEGGEAIVAGKPDESLLWEKVASGEMPPKSPLTEAEKSTLKAWIAGGASWGADPIDPYQVTTARRAGRDWWSLQPVRRPTPPTTTDGRARTPIDAFVLHALEANGLAPAPEAGRRELIRRLTFDLIGLPPTPAEIDAFVADRSETAYEILVDRLLASPQYGVRWARWWLDLARYGESGGFEYDEFRPSSWRYRDWVVGAFNRDMPYDEFTRLQIAGDVLRPRDAEAVEATGFLVAGAYDTAGQNQISQAMRAVVRADEVEDLVGTVAQTFLGLTVNCARCHDHKFDPIRQAEYYQFVSALDGVRHGEVDLSDLDPKSIARRSRIAAIEAEVATIEAPARAKLLGAKAADVQAIPPSPMAAWDFKTGGEDRVGHADVALHGGASLSAEGLALDGKEAYAITPPLGVELHEKTLEAWVRLEGTDQRGGGVVSVVAEVGGAFDAVVFGESEPGRWMAGSENFVRTSSVGGPAEVEAGRRFVHVAIRYSADGMIQAFRDGRRYGKAYHSTGPAVFAAGRGRVAFGIRHLPVGGNRMLRATIARARLYDRALTDRELEASASSGGTVLEVGDVIAALDAEARSSRERLLEEARRLRASLAVDRRKAYAVAPRPAGATRIQIRGNPGQPGEVVAAGGIASLAGTDPKFGLAPDAPEAERRIRLAGWIADARNPLFARVVVNRLWLAHFGSGLVETTSDFGFNGGVPSHPELLDWLASELPRRGWSLKAMHRLIVTSAAYWRSSRPDPEGLAKDAGDRLLWRKQPARLEAEMVRDAMLATAGVLDPATGGPSFRDHEPRKAEGTTTILYVPTDPASPGQDRRTLYRAWARGGRSAFLDAFDCPDPSTTAPRRAATTTPLQALSLMNNAMVLHLSDAFAKRLVREAGPDAKAQVALAYRLALGRPPQDDEFAEAAAVVDQFGAAALARALFNSNEFLYLD, encoded by the coding sequence ATGAGACGGTGGATCGGCCTCGGTTGCATCCTGGTCACGGCCGTCGCGACGACGAGGGCGGCGGGGACGGATCAGGACTTCGACGCCAGGGTCGCTCCGGTGCTGGCCCGGCACTGCCTGGACTGCCACTCGGGCGCCGACCCGAAGGGGAAGCTCGACCTGTCCGCGCGGGCCGCGGCGTTCGCCGGCGGGGAAGGGGGCGAGGCGATCGTCGCCGGCAAGCCCGACGAGAGCCTGCTTTGGGAGAAGGTCGCCTCGGGCGAGATGCCCCCCAAATCGCCGCTGACGGAGGCCGAGAAGTCCACCTTGAAGGCGTGGATCGCCGGCGGGGCGAGCTGGGGCGCCGATCCGATCGACCCCTACCAGGTGACGACCGCCAGGCGCGCCGGGCGCGACTGGTGGTCGCTCCAGCCGGTCCGCCGGCCGACGCCCCCGACGACGACCGACGGCCGGGCTCGGACGCCGATCGACGCCTTCGTCCTCCACGCCCTGGAGGCGAACGGCCTGGCCCCAGCGCCCGAGGCGGGCCGCCGCGAGTTGATCCGGCGACTGACCTTCGACCTGATCGGCCTGCCTCCCACGCCGGCCGAGATCGACGCGTTCGTCGCGGACCGGTCCGAAACCGCCTACGAGATCCTCGTCGATCGCCTGCTGGCGTCGCCGCAATACGGCGTGCGCTGGGCGCGATGGTGGCTGGACCTGGCGCGCTACGGCGAGAGCGGCGGGTTCGAGTACGACGAGTTCCGCCCGTCTTCGTGGCGATACCGCGACTGGGTGGTCGGGGCGTTCAACCGGGACATGCCCTACGACGAGTTCACCCGTCTGCAGATCGCCGGCGACGTCCTGCGGCCCAGGGACGCCGAGGCCGTGGAGGCGACGGGCTTCCTGGTCGCCGGCGCTTATGACACGGCGGGCCAGAACCAGATCAGCCAGGCGATGCGGGCCGTCGTGAGGGCCGACGAGGTGGAAGACCTCGTCGGCACCGTTGCGCAGACCTTCCTGGGGCTGACGGTCAACTGCGCCCGCTGTCACGACCACAAGTTCGACCCGATCCGCCAGGCCGAATACTACCAGTTCGTCTCGGCGCTCGACGGCGTCCGTCACGGCGAGGTCGACCTGTCCGACCTGGACCCGAAGTCGATCGCACGACGGTCGAGAATCGCGGCGATCGAGGCCGAGGTCGCGACGATCGAGGCCCCGGCGCGGGCGAAACTCCTGGGTGCGAAGGCGGCGGACGTCCAGGCGATCCCGCCCTCGCCCATGGCGGCCTGGGACTTCAAGACAGGGGGCGAGGATCGGGTCGGCCACGCCGACGTGGCCCTGCATGGCGGCGCGAGCCTCTCGGCCGAAGGGCTGGCGCTCGACGGCAAGGAAGCCTATGCGATCACGCCGCCGCTGGGGGTCGAGCTTCACGAGAAGACGCTCGAAGCCTGGGTTCGCCTGGAGGGGACGGATCAGCGCGGCGGGGGCGTGGTGAGCGTCGTGGCGGAGGTGGGCGGCGCGTTCGACGCGGTCGTCTTCGGCGAGTCGGAGCCCGGCCGCTGGATGGCCGGGAGCGAGAACTTCGTCCGGACGTCGAGCGTGGGCGGCCCCGCCGAAGTCGAGGCTGGGCGACGGTTCGTGCACGTCGCGATCCGCTATTCCGCCGACGGGATGATCCAGGCCTTCCGCGACGGCCGGCGCTACGGGAAGGCCTACCACTCCACGGGTCCGGCGGTCTTCGCCGCGGGGCGGGGGCGGGTGGCGTTTGGAATAAGACATCTTCCCGTCGGCGGCAACCGAATGCTGCGAGCGACGATCGCGAGGGCCAGGCTCTACGACCGGGCGCTGACCGACCGCGAGCTGGAGGCCTCGGCGTCGTCGGGAGGGACGGTCCTCGAAGTCGGGGACGTGATCGCAGCCCTGGACGCGGAGGCGCGGTCGTCGCGCGAGCGGCTCCTCGAGGAGGCGCGGCGACTGCGGGCGAGCCTCGCCGTCGACCGCCGGAAGGCGTATGCGGTCGCCCCGAGGCCGGCCGGCGCGACCCGGATCCAGATCCGGGGGAATCCCGGCCAGCCGGGCGAGGTCGTCGCCGCGGGCGGAATCGCCTCGCTGGCGGGGACGGACCCGAAGTTCGGGCTCGCCCCCGACGCGCCCGAGGCCGAGCGTCGGATCCGGCTCGCGGGCTGGATCGCCGACGCGCGGAACCCGCTGTTCGCGCGGGTGGTGGTCAACCGGCTCTGGCTGGCCCATTTCGGCTCGGGCCTGGTGGAGACGACCAGCGACTTCGGCTTCAACGGCGGCGTCCCCTCGCACCCGGAATTGCTCGACTGGCTGGCCTCCGAGCTGCCCCGGCGGGGCTGGAGCCTCAAGGCGATGCATCGCCTGATCGTCACGTCGGCCGCGTACTGGCGGTCGTCTCGTCCCGACCCCGAGGGGCTCGCGAAGGACGCCGGCGACCGGCTCCTCTGGCGGAAGCAGCCGGCGCGGCTGGAGGCCGAGATGGTGCGCGACGCGATGCTCGCGACGGCCGGCGTGCTCGACCCGGCGACGGGGGGGCCGAGCTTCCGCGACCACGAACCCCGCAAGGCCGAGGGGACCACGACGATCCTCTACGTGCCGACCGACCCCGCAAGCCCCGGCCAGGACCGCCGGACCCTCTACCGGGCCTGGGCCCGGGGCGGCCGCAGCGCGTTCCTAGACGCCTTCGACTGCCCCGATCCGTCGACGACCGCCCCTCGCCGCGCCGCCACGACCACGCCGCTGCAGGCGCTCTCGCTGATGAACAACGCGATGGTGCTGCACCTCTCGGACGCCTTCGCGAAGCGGCTCGTCCGCGAGGCGGGGCCGGACGCGAAGGCCCAGGTCGCGCTGGCGTATCGGCTGGCGCTCGGGCGACCGCCCCAGGACGACGAGTTCGCCGAGGCGGCGGCCGTCGTCGACCAGTTCGGCGCGGCCGCTCTGGCCCGGGCGCTCTTCAACAGCAATGAATTCCTCTATCTCGACTGA
- a CDS encoding M16 family metallopeptidase, producing the protein MRITSMRLALPTLAAALGSIVALAGAPAAVAKGPLEQVASVEGITEYHLPNGMRVLLFPDASKPKVTVALTVFVGSRHEGYGETGMAHLLEHMVFKGTPDHPNIPGVFKERGAQFNGTTSDDRTNYFETLTATDDNLEFAVRLEADRMVNSPIKAEDLATEFSVVRNEFERGENSPIGVLFQRISSAAYDWHNYGKSTIGNRTDIERVPVDNLRAFYKKYYQPDNAMLVVAGKFDEAKAKDYIVKYFGALAKPDRKLPQTYTEEPPQDGERVVTLRRVGDVGVVGMAYHVPSGPQADYPALEVLADVLTSQPSGRLYKALVETRKAASVSGGSSPSHDPGLFTVIARVNTKDRAELEKVRDVIYAELKKVADEGVTAEEVGRAVRRYAKNFEMESSDPNSIALELSEWAAQGDWRLYFLARDRMEKVTPDDVKRVAAAYFEPSNRTVGYFIPAEKPERTPIPANPDVNALVGGYKGREAKSTGESFDVRPEAIEARVQRPSEIEGVKVALLPKKTRGESVNLVVTLRYGDAENLKGLTTAADFLPGLMVRGGTKNLTKQQLQDELDKNFARLSPRGSGVGTVAFALETKRANLPAALEILRQVLREPLLPAEEFEVQKTGRLAALESSRTEPTTLASNRLQRLMSSYPADDVRYTPTPEEGIARVKEASNDQVKKLYQEYLGANVGELAVVGDFEPSEVLPIVKKMLEGWKASKPYARIERPYQEGLKTAIETIETPDKENAMYLAGSVFPLKDDAADYPALSVGNFILGGGSISSRIADRLRGKGGLSYSAASMFNASSLDPRATVMVMAIYNPRNLAKVEAGVKEEVARIVKEGVTAEELSKAKDGWLRRQEIGRTEDGSLASTLASNLFLGRTLQFDADVESKVKDLDAAAVDAALKKYVDFSKFSVVTAGDFKNKGAQPEEKK; encoded by the coding sequence ATGAGAATCACGTCGATGCGCCTCGCGCTCCCGACGCTCGCGGCGGCCCTGGGATCGATCGTCGCCCTGGCGGGGGCCCCGGCCGCCGTCGCCAAGGGCCCGCTCGAACAGGTCGCCTCGGTCGAGGGGATCACCGAGTACCACCTGCCCAACGGCATGCGGGTCCTGCTCTTCCCCGACGCCTCCAAGCCCAAGGTGACGGTCGCCCTGACCGTCTTCGTCGGCTCGCGGCACGAGGGCTACGGCGAGACCGGCATGGCCCACCTGCTCGAGCACATGGTCTTCAAGGGGACCCCCGACCATCCCAACATCCCGGGCGTCTTCAAGGAGCGCGGCGCCCAGTTCAACGGCACCACCAGCGACGACCGCACCAACTACTTCGAGACCCTGACGGCCACCGACGACAACCTCGAGTTCGCCGTCCGGCTGGAAGCGGACCGCATGGTCAACAGCCCGATCAAGGCCGAAGACCTGGCGACCGAGTTCTCCGTCGTCCGCAACGAGTTCGAACGCGGCGAGAACAGCCCGATCGGCGTGCTGTTCCAGCGGATCTCCTCCGCCGCCTACGACTGGCACAACTACGGCAAGTCGACGATCGGCAACCGCACCGACATCGAGCGCGTTCCGGTCGACAACCTCCGCGCCTTCTACAAGAAGTACTACCAGCCCGACAACGCCATGCTCGTCGTCGCCGGCAAGTTCGACGAGGCCAAGGCCAAGGACTACATCGTCAAGTACTTCGGCGCGCTGGCCAAGCCCGACCGCAAGCTGCCCCAGACCTACACCGAGGAGCCCCCGCAGGACGGCGAGCGCGTCGTCACCCTGCGCCGCGTCGGCGACGTCGGCGTGGTCGGCATGGCGTACCACGTCCCGTCGGGCCCGCAGGCCGACTACCCGGCGCTCGAGGTCCTGGCCGACGTCCTCACGTCGCAGCCCTCGGGCCGGCTGTACAAGGCCCTGGTCGAGACCCGCAAGGCGGCCAGCGTCTCGGGCGGCTCGTCGCCCTCGCACGACCCCGGCCTCTTCACCGTCATCGCCCGGGTCAACACCAAGGACCGGGCCGAGCTGGAGAAGGTCCGCGACGTCATCTACGCCGAGCTGAAGAAGGTCGCCGACGAGGGCGTGACGGCCGAGGAGGTCGGCCGCGCCGTGCGGCGGTACGCCAAGAACTTCGAGATGGAGTCGTCCGACCCCAACTCGATCGCGCTCGAGCTGAGCGAGTGGGCCGCGCAGGGCGACTGGCGGCTCTACTTCCTGGCCCGCGACCGCATGGAGAAGGTGACGCCCGACGACGTGAAGCGGGTCGCCGCCGCCTATTTCGAGCCCAGCAACCGCACGGTCGGCTACTTCATCCCGGCCGAGAAGCCCGAGCGGACGCCGATCCCGGCCAACCCCGACGTCAACGCCCTGGTGGGCGGCTACAAGGGCCGCGAGGCCAAGTCGACCGGCGAGTCGTTCGACGTCCGCCCCGAGGCCATCGAGGCCCGCGTCCAGCGGCCCTCGGAGATCGAGGGCGTCAAGGTCGCCCTGCTGCCGAAGAAGACCCGCGGCGAGTCGGTCAACCTGGTCGTCACGCTCCGCTACGGCGACGCCGAGAACCTCAAGGGCCTGACCACCGCCGCCGACTTCCTCCCCGGCCTGATGGTCCGGGGCGGCACCAAGAACCTGACCAAGCAGCAGCTCCAGGACGAGCTGGACAAGAACTTCGCCCGGCTCTCGCCGCGCGGCTCGGGCGTCGGCACGGTCGCCTTCGCGCTGGAGACGAAGCGGGCCAACCTGCCGGCCGCCCTGGAGATCCTCCGCCAGGTCCTCCGCGAGCCGCTCCTGCCGGCCGAGGAGTTCGAGGTCCAGAAGACCGGCCGCCTGGCCGCGCTGGAATCCTCGCGGACCGAGCCCACGACGCTCGCGTCCAACCGCCTGCAGCGGCTGATGTCCTCGTACCCGGCCGACGACGTCCGCTACACGCCGACGCCCGAAGAGGGCATCGCGCGGGTCAAGGAGGCGTCGAACGACCAGGTCAAGAAGCTCTACCAGGAATACCTGGGCGCCAACGTCGGCGAGCTGGCGGTCGTGGGCGACTTCGAGCCGTCCGAGGTCCTGCCGATCGTCAAGAAGATGCTCGAGGGCTGGAAGGCTTCGAAGCCCTACGCCCGCATCGAGCGGCCCTATCAGGAGGGCCTCAAGACGGCGATCGAGACCATCGAGACGCCCGACAAGGAGAACGCCATGTACCTGGCCGGCTCCGTCTTCCCGCTCAAGGACGACGCGGCCGACTACCCGGCGCTCTCGGTCGGCAACTTCATCCTGGGCGGCGGCTCGATCTCGTCGCGGATCGCCGACCGGCTCCGCGGCAAGGGGGGCCTGTCGTACTCGGCGGCCTCGATGTTCAACGCCTCGTCGCTCGACCCCCGCGCCACGGTCATGGTCATGGCGATCTACAACCCCCGGAACCTCGCCAAGGTCGAGGCCGGCGTGAAGGAGGAGGTCGCGCGGATCGTCAAGGAAGGCGTCACCGCCGAGGAACTGAGCAAGGCGAAGGACGGCTGGCTCCGCCGCCAGGAGATCGGCCGCACCGAGGACGGCTCGCTGGCCTCCACCCTGGCCTCGAACCTCTTCCTCGGCCGCACCCTCCAGTTCGACGCCGACGTCGAGTCGAAGGTCAAGGACCTCGACGCCGCCGCGGTCGACGCCGCGCTCAAGAAGTACGTCGACTTCTCGAAGTTCTCCGTCGTCACCGCCGGCGACTTCAAGAACAAGGGCGCCCAGCCCGAAGAGAAGAAGTGA